CGCCCGCGTCGCGCAGCCACGTGCCCACGTACAGGGTCGGGTCGGCCACGTCGCGCTGCACGAACCACGCGTCCACCCCGCCGCGCGGCAGCCAGCCGCTCACCCGGTCCGCCCAGTCCTCGCCCCGCCTGTGCAGCCAGGACGCCAGCAACTGCCCCACGCCGCCCTCGTTCAGGAACGCGGGCAGCTGGCGCACGACCAGCGCGCTCGCGTCGTCACCGGCCAAGCCGGAGTCGCGGTAGACGTAGTCGACGCGCGGCGGCCCCACCACGAACGGCGGGTTGCACACGACCTGGTCGAACCGGCGGCCCCGCAGCGGGCCGAACCACTCGCCCTGCCGCAGCTCCACGTCCAGCTCGTTGATGCGGAACGTGCCCCTGGCCAGCGCCAGCGCCCGTTCCGACAGGTCCGTGGCGGTGATCCGCCGGGCGTGCCGGCTCGCGTGCAGCGCCTGCACCCCGCACCCGGTGCCGAGGTCGAGGAGGGTGTCGACGGGCCGCCGCGACGTGGCGCGGGCCAGGCTGATCGAGGCGTGGCCGACGCCCAGCACGTGGTCGGCGGGCACCGGTCCGCCCCGCTGGTCGGAGTCCAGGTCGGCGATCACCCACCAGGAGTCCTCGTCGTCGCCGTAGGGCCGGATGTCGAGCCCGGCGCGCAGCCGGTCGCCGTCCCCGCGCAGCACCTCGGCCTTGATCGCGTCGTCGAGGTCCACCCCCGGCAACGCGGCCCGGACGGCCCGCTCGTCCTCGGCGTCGCCGAGCAGGAACAGGCGGATCAGCGTGCCGAGCGCCCCGGAGTCCTCGGTCATCCGCCGCGCGGCCTCGGGCTCGCCCCGGCCGAGCGCGGCGTGCGCCTGCGGCCCGAGGGCGTCGACCACCCCGTCCGCGTCGTAGTCGGCGGCCCGGAACGCCTCGCGCAGCCTGGTGGTCAGTTCGGTGGAGAGATCGGGAAGCACCCCCCAATCCTCCCGCGAGTCGTAAGTCCACACCGCGCGAGTCGTAAGTTCGCGTCCCGCGAGTCGTGAGTTCGCGACCCCTGTGTTCTTCACTGGCGAGTAGGTAAGGGGGTCGTGGGTGCACGACTCGCGGATCGCGAACGTGGAACTCGTAGCGCGCGAACGCACGACTCGCGGGGCGCGAACGCACGACTCGCGGGGCGCGAACGCACGACTCGCGGGGCGCGAACGCACGACTCGCGCGGCCTCTGCTTACGACTCGCGGGTCAGGGGTGGGGGAGGACGGCCAGGGCGACGGCCATCGCCAGGCGCTGGTCCGGGTCGTCCAGCGGCACGGTCGTCACCTCGCACATCCGCTGCATCCGGTACCGCAGGGTGTTCGGGTGCACGGACAGCGCCCGCGCCGCCTCCCGCGCGTCGCCCTGCGCCGCCAACCACGCCCGCAACGTCGCCGCGTACCGCGTGCCGTGCGCGACGTCGTGCCGGACCAGGTCGGCCACCGGCCCCCGCGTCGGCACCCGCCCCGCCTCGGCCACCCCCGCCAGCCTGCGCAGCAGCACCCGAGACCACGCCTCGTCGTAGGCCACCGGCTCCCCGGTCGACAGGGCCAGGCACTCGTCGGCCTCCGACCGGGACGCGTCGAGCGACCCGGCGTCCGCCCGCCCCCCGATCCCGGCCCGGGCGGTCACCCCGTCGGGCAGCTCCCGCCCCAGCGCCCGCACCCACTCCAGCGCCGCCGACGGGTCGTCCCCGCACGGCAGCACGGTGTAGAGCACGTTGCCGAACAGCGCCGACCGCCCCGGCCGCGACCAGCCGAACCCGGCCGTGGCCCGGGAGAACGCGAGCAGCGCCGCCCCGTGCTCACCGTCGTCCGCGCGCGCCAGCACGGCGATCACCCGCAGGTCCGTCGAGGGCAGCCCCAACCGCGCCAGCGAACCGGGCAGGCCCGCGTCCAGCGCCTCGATCACCAGGTCGGCCTCGGCCTGCCGCTCCAGGTCGGCCGACGCCCGCGCCCGCAGCAGGTGCAGCGCCGCCGTGCGCGCCCCGTCCACCAGCGCCGCCCGGCGCGCGGGGTCCGCCTCCACGTCCACCTCGACCCACACCGACCCCAGCAGCTCGGGCCCCGCCCGCACGGCCGCCACCAGCCGCCCGCCCAGCTGCTCGGTCAACTTCGGCACGAACAGCGGCTCGTCCGACCGCGCCAGGTGCGCGAACACGCCGTAGGAGTCCAGCGCCCGCCACGCCTCCTCCGGCACCCGCCGCCCCAGGATGGTCTGCACCCGCACCGGGTCCACGTCCTGCTGCCGGTACGAGTAGGCCAGCACCCGGGACTGCTGGTCCTCGATCGTCACGGGCCCGCCGACGACCGCCGCGATGGCGTCGGCCACCGCGAACAGGTCGCCCGCGCCCTGCCCGCCCAGCACGAGGGTCTGCGCGACGTTCGCCAGCTGCCCCCACGGCACCGACGGGTCCACCAGCAGCACCGCCGCCCCGGACCGGCGCGCGGCGGCGAGGACCCGGTCGTCCAGCGGCGGCGACCCGTGCAGCACGACGGCCGCCGCGGACGTGCCCGCCACCAGCCGGGCCGCGGCCGACGGCGACGGCACGCCCAGCCCGAGGAGCACGTCGTCCGGCGCGGCGGGGGTCTGCTCCGCCGGGTCGTGCAGCGCCACGCCGCGCAGGTCGACGCCCCGGCCGCGCGGCGCGCAGCACAGGTGCGTGCCCAGGCTCCCGAGCACGTCCACCAGCCGATCCAGCGCCACCACGTGCGGATCGTCCGGCACGGGGCCGAACGGCCGCAACCGCGTCGCGAATCACCCCCCGGCCGTTGTGTCGGAGCGGGCGGGCGGTGGGACCATGGGTGTATTGGAGGTGATGTCGTGACCAACCCCGAGCGCGACAGCACACCGGTGCTCATCACCGAGGCCGCTCCCTCCTACGAGGAGCAGGTCGCCGCGCGCAAGCGCAAGTACGCGATCATGATGGGTGCCCGAATTCCCTGCCTGCTGCTGGCCATGGTCTTCTACCAGACCTGGTGGCTGGCGCTGGCGCTGATCGTGCTCTCCGTCCCGCTGCCCTGGATGGCCGTGCTCATCGCGAACGACCGACCTCCGCGCAAGGCGGAGAAGGCCAACAAGTTCGTCAAGGAGCACCGCGCCGTCGAGGCACGACCGCACCAGGTCATCGAGGGCTGACCCCCGGGGGGCGCCGAGGCTGGGCGCCCACCGAGGACACGGCGCGCGCCGCCGCGGTCACGCCGCCCACCAGGGCGTCGTGCCGCGACGCGCCGCCGAGCCACGCCGCCAGCAGGCCCGCGTCGAACGCGTCGCCCGCACCCGTCGAGTCCACGCACTCCACGTCCAGCGCGGGCACCGACCGCACCCCGTCGGCGTCCACCCAGCTCGCGCCGCCCGCGCCCGCGGTCAACGCCACCGCGCCCACCACGTCCAGCAGGTCCGCCGCCGACGCCGGGTCGGCCGAGCCGGTCAGCGCCACCAGCTCCTCGCTGTTGGGCAGCAGCAGGTCCACGCCCCGCAGGTCGTCCAGGAAGCCGTCGTAGACCAGGGCGGCCGACTGCGGGTCGACCGACGTGGTCAACCCCGCCTCCCGCGCCGCCTCCAGCGCCGCCACCCCGGCGGCCCGCGACGACGCGTCCAGCAGCACGTACCCGGACAGGTGCAGGTGCGACGCGCCCGCCAGCAGCCCGGGGTCCACGTCGCCCGGCGCGAACCGGGCGTTGGCGCCCCGGTCGGGCAGCATCGTGCGCTGGCCCTCGTCGTCGACCAGCACCACCACGCAGCACGTCGCCGCCTCCGGGTCCACGGCGAACGCGCACCGCACGCCCACCCCGGTCAGCTCGGCGTGCACCTGCCGGCCCGCCGAGTCCGCGCCGACCCGGGTGACCAGCACCGGCGACGCGCCGCACGCGGCCAGCCACACCGCCGTGTTGGCGCCCGCGCCACCGGGTTCGATGGTCACCTTCGCCCGGCTGTCGCCACCTTGCACGATCGGACCGGAGTGCCGGGCGACCACGTCCAGCCCGGCGTCCCCGACCACCACGACCCGCGTCACGCCGACAGCTCCACCGCGACCCTGGCGGCCAGGCCCGCGTTGCTCACCACCAGCTCCTCGTTGGCGTCGAGGCTCACCCCGCCGCTGGCCGTGTGGAAGTGCTCCAGCAGCACCGGCGTGACCTCCTTGCCCGTCACGTCCCGCTCCACGAGCAGCCGCAGCCCCTCCTCCAGCAGCCGCTCGTGCAGGTCGGAGGGCATCTCGAAGTCCTCCGGGATCGGGTTGGCCAGCAGCACGCCCGCGTCACCGGGCACGGCCCGGTGCGCGGCGACCACGGCCGCCGCCTCCGCCGGGGTGTCCACCCGCCACGGCACGCCGAACGCCGACTCGCGCCGGTAGAACGCGGGGAAGCGGTCCGTGCGGTAGCCCAGCACCGGCACCGAGCGGGTCTCCAGCAGCTCCAGCGTCGCGCCCATGTCCAGGATCGACTTCACGCCGGAGCACACCACCAGGATCGGCGTCGTGGCCAGCACGTCCAGGTCGGCGGACACGTCCCAGGTGTCCCGCGCGCCGCGGTGCACCCCGCCCAGGCCACCGGTCGCGAACACCCCGACCCCGGCGGCGTGCGCCAGCGCGGCCGTGCTCGCCACCGTCGTCGCGCCGTCGCGACC
This region of Saccharothrix longispora genomic DNA includes:
- a CDS encoding pseudouridine-5'-phosphate glycosidase encodes the protein MSTPSITEEVRTALAENRPVVALESTILSHGLPPGRNREVAERLERVVRDAGAVPATIAVLGGVPKVGLTADELDVVCDPARDLVKLSRRDLGAAIALGRDGATTVASTAALAHAAGVGVFATGGLGGVHRGARDTWDVSADLDVLATTPILVVCSGVKSILDMGATLELLETRSVPVLGYRTDRFPAFYRRESAFGVPWRVDTPAEAAAVVAAHRAVPGDAGVLLANPIPEDFEMPSDLHERLLEEGLRLLVERDVTGKEVTPVLLEHFHTASGGVSLDANEELVVSNAGLAARVAVELSA
- a CDS encoding DUF7782 domain-containing protein; its protein translation is MLPDLSTELTTRLREAFRAADYDADGVVDALGPQAHAALGRGEPEAARRMTEDSGALGTLIRLFLLGDAEDERAVRAALPGVDLDDAIKAEVLRGDGDRLRAGLDIRPYGDDEDSWWVIADLDSDQRGGPVPADHVLGVGHASISLARATSRRPVDTLLDLGTGCGVQALHASRHARRITATDLSERALALARGTFRINELDVELRQGEWFGPLRGRRFDQVVCNPPFVVGPPRVDYVYRDSGLAGDDASALVVRQLPAFLNEGGVGQLLASWLHRRGEDWADRVSGWLPRGGVDAWFVQRDVADPTLYVGTWLRDAGVDPRSAEGRAKASRWLDWFAENDVEGIGFGFVTLRRTEEAHAEVVCEDLRHAYDDPLGPESAAWLDRVAWLRARSNADLLATRFTVPGTVLLEEVSAPVEDGWSSVVRRLHRTDGPGWQHELDETAARLLAGFRGALPLEDLVTLLAYAHDLDEEALTEAVVPVVRELVRHGMVVPA
- a CDS encoding DUF3099 domain-containing protein; its protein translation is MTNPERDSTPVLITEAAPSYEEQVAARKRKYAIMMGARIPCLLLAMVFYQTWWLALALIVLSVPLPWMAVLIANDRPPRKAEKANKFVKEHRAVEARPHQVIEG
- a CDS encoding carbohydrate kinase family protein, coding for MTRVVVVGDAGLDVVARHSGPIVQGGDSRAKVTIEPGGAGANTAVWLAACGASPVLVTRVGADSAGRQVHAELTGVGVRCAFAVDPEAATCCVVVLVDDEGQRTMLPDRGANARFAPGDVDPGLLAGASHLHLSGYVLLDASSRAAGVAALEAAREAGLTTSVDPQSAALVYDGFLDDLRGVDLLLPNSEELVALTGSADPASAADLLDVVGAVALTAGAGGASWVDADGVRSVPALDVECVDSTGAGDAFDAGLLAAWLGGASRHDALVGGVTAAARAVSSVGAQPRRPPGVSPR
- a CDS encoding PucR family transcriptional regulator, with product MVALDRLVDVLGSLGTHLCCAPRGRGVDLRGVALHDPAEQTPAAPDDVLLGLGVPSPSAAARLVAGTSAAAVVLHGSPPLDDRVLAAARRSGAAVLLVDPSVPWGQLANVAQTLVLGGQGAGDLFAVADAIAAVVGGPVTIEDQQSRVLAYSYRQQDVDPVRVQTILGRRVPEEAWRALDSYGVFAHLARSDEPLFVPKLTEQLGGRLVAAVRAGPELLGSVWVEVDVEADPARRAALVDGARTAALHLLRARASADLERQAEADLVIEALDAGLPGSLARLGLPSTDLRVIAVLARADDGEHGAALLAFSRATAGFGWSRPGRSALFGNVLYTVLPCGDDPSAALEWVRALGRELPDGVTARAGIGGRADAGSLDASRSEADECLALSTGEPVAYDEAWSRVLLRRLAGVAEAGRVPTRGPVADLVRHDVAHGTRYAATLRAWLAAQGDAREAARALSVHPNTLRYRMQRMCEVTTVPLDDPDQRLAMAVALAVLPHP